The Nicotiana tomentosiformis chromosome 2, ASM39032v3, whole genome shotgun sequence genome includes the window AGCTGGGAGTCGCATTTTACTTCGATGACCTCGGATCCTTGTCCCCAAGATAattcaagtcctgcaaccaaagcctcatactcggcttcattgttagttaacgaAACAATTTTAATGGCCAGCCTCGGGGTTTCTCCTGAGGGTGTGACTAGAACTATCCCGAGACCGGACCCTTTTACATTAGAAGATCCATCCGTAGATAAGATCCAAACTCCCAATGTCGTTTCCGACACCAGAACTGCTTCTTTAGCAGCTAAGGGCATTAACCTGGGAacaaaatcggccacaaagtcatcCAAAACTTGCGGCTTGATCACAGTCGTGGGTTTGTACTCAATGTCGAACTCACTAATTTCGACTGTCCATTTAGCCAAATGGCCTAACAATTCAGGCTTGTGAAGCATATTCCATAACGGAAAGGTTTTCACAACGGCTATCGGGTGGCACTGAAAATAGGGCCTAAGCTTTTGCGAGGAAACTACGAGAGACAAGGCCAACTTTTCGAGGTGTAATTAATGGGTTTCTGATTCCGATAATatcttactaacataataaaagGGAAATTATGTACCTTCTTCATCTCAGACCAAAGttgcacttaccgctacctccgagaccgctAGATATATCAACAATTGTTCGCCTTCCACCGGTCTTGACAGTAACGAGGGACTGGATAGGTACCTTATTTGATCCGTCAATTCCTGTTGGCATTCCAGAGTCCACTCGAAATCATTCTTTTTTTTAGAAGCGAAAAGAAGTGATGTCACTTCTTCGAGGATCTCGAGATAAATCTGCTTAGAGTCGCTAACCTCCCGGTCAACCTCTGTACTTTTTTCACATTTGTCAACTAGTCTGgaatgtcctcgatagctttgatttttgtcGAAATTTACCTCGATCCCTCTTTGCGAGACCAGGAACCCTAAGAACTTACCGAAACCAACCCCAAACACATATTTTTTCGGGTTGAACTTCATGATATGTTTCCTTAGGACGTCGAAAGTCTTTTGGAGGTGTTTCAAATGATCTACTACATTTAAAGACTTGACTAACATAAATGTATACATCCATTATTTTGTATTAATTTGAGTATCCGTATGATTCACTAAAGAGCTTGGTTCTTTACCGTGTTCCTTAACTTGAAgtaaagtaaataataataagcAGTTTTTACATGGAAAATCACTTggctcaaaaggtgcaaaaatcacgacctactgcGTAGGATTTTAAACTTCAACtccactagaacaatgagccaaaaATGTATTAATTACAAGACTGTAATTCAATACTCTCCAGTACTCCTACTACGACTAGTTGatttacaagttactctaacttgtaaagcaaacactcactccaaCTCAGTAATTATTTGTGACACTTGATAACAACTCGATTTCCTAAAACACATTTGCTATACTAACTCAAGAAGAATACAATGCAAGTACTCGACAAGAGTGAACAACATATGACTCTTTAGTTGATGTGTAAATGATAAAAGCAGAAGTCCAAAGTAGATAGTATTTAAACGCATAAACATGAGATCTTCTAGGAGTCCTATACATAGTTAGATTCTCctttgataggactcctactgTTCCAAGGATTCCACAAGCTTTGGGACTCTTGTCTCGGACTGAATTATATGTATCTTCTTGAGCAACAACCCTTATCTCATGTACCAGCCTTCTTCCACCAAACTCAGACttgggtaactttgagataaagttaccGTCTTGTATAGACATACAATCATCAACTTGAGGAGTTGGTTCTTTATCCTGAGGAGCTAGTTCTTAGAACAATTAAGCAGCTATCTTGAGGACTTGGTTCTTTAAATCATTGTATTTAGAcatactttgttaatcatcaaaacctcAATAATACTCAACaaatttcccctttttgatgatgacaaactttgtacACAACAAGCAGTACAGAACCAGGCAATCACAACAAAGAACCAGATATTCACTACAAGCACTATTGACAGACGTGTATGTTCACAACCCACTATTGACAGACATGTATGTTCACAACCTCCCAACCTTATCtaccccttttggcatcatcgaaaacaAAAAAATGTTAGACAGATAAAGCATAGATAACGTAAGATTCAAGGCCAAATAGGCTACAACAGAAGATTAAGAAATATCAAGGCAAACATACTAGGCTGAAGATCCAATATTGCACAAAGAAGTAATGCAGTACAAGATGAGACATTAAGTAGTGCCAAAATAAACCCAGGGCCTCGTCTTAAACCATTTGAACAAAATAAACTAAGCATACTGCAAACTACTCAGACTaagacaaaagaagaaaaaaatgataaAGCATCACTGGAATAGGTAGAGGGGGTCAATGGAATAGACAAAAGGAAATTAAGGACATTGGGAATGAGCAGGTTCATGGTGAGAGGTAGAGGGGGGTCAATGCTTTCACAAGAGTGGCAATCTGTTGGGCATGAGCTTCCTTATCTCTTCTGAGCTCTTCCCTAAGTTGTGTGGTTTCCTTTCTCAGCTCATCATTGTATTCGCGAAGCTTGACATTCTCTTGAACAACTAACTCAAATCTCTTACTGAGCTCTGCAGCCTTGTTGCTCCCAGGTAGAATAGCAGATCATGTGGGTCCTCTAGCCTTGATCTCCTCATAGCCACACTGCTTGAGGGTAACAGCATCCAAAACATCATTGTGGTTTCCATACTTAAGCTCAGGCAAGGCAATGTTGATCTTGTCAAACAGCTCAGTCCATATGAAACCATAAGGCATAGCATACTTAGGCTTGGAAAGGTATGCAACTCTTGCCATATGCTGAGTCATCAGGCTAGGGAGATTGATAGGTCTACCAGTGTCAAGATGTTCCATTACAGCCATATCCAGCATGGTAGCTTCATGCCTTCTCTCAGACCTCTAAAGAATGCAGCAATTGACAAATGAAACAACAGCTTGTGAAAGGGAGTCATATCAGTCTTGTGCACCTTCTGGGGAATATCTAGTTCAAACTTTTGAGAAAACTTTCTTGTGACCATAATGCCAGTGTCAACATCATTGTCTATGGCTGACCACTTTTTCTTCAAGTAATTTTCAAATCCCAAAGAAGAGATATTCAGAAGCATCCCCAGCTCCTCAGCATCAAACTCCATTTCAAACCCCACTATATTAATTTTTACTACCTACCCATCAAATTTCAAATTTGCATAGAACTCCACCACAACAGGAACACATACAAGAGGGAAAACTTTGACAAACATGTGCTTCCACCCCTATAGTTCAAGTTTTTCTACCAGTTGAGCTATCCCCTTCTCATCAGTGTTTGTAAGAATCTTTCCATTAAGCACTTATCTGTTCCTGAACTCTGTGAGTCGATCAACTGCAGCCGGCACATTCTTTCTTGTATTTTCCCTACTGGTCCTTGCAGAAGGCATAGCAGTTTTTGTAACTTTGGCAACCTTTCTCTTTGGTGTAGAGGACTTAGTTAGCGAGGCAGACTCAGACTCATCCTCTCCATCCAGCTCAACCATAGGTTCCACAATTGAGACCTTCTTCCTTGGCTTCTTGGCACTTCTAACCTCTTCATCTCCAGTGAAAGGAGTTAGCAGAGACCTAGGTTTCTGAGTCCTTTTCTCTTCACCAGTTTCTTCTGAAGGGGCTATGACAGTGTTCCCATTGGGCATAAAGCCTTCAGACTTTTCACTCAAATTCTTATTCTCTTCCTCACTCTCTTCATCCACTCCTTCACTCTCACTTACTTTTTCTTGATCCTCACCCTCACTCTCAGAATTGTCCTCAACTTCACTATGATTTTCTTCTTCTGCAGAATCATTTACTTGTTTACCTATCTTATCATCCGTATCACTCTCCTTCTCATCTCCAGATGCTCCCTTATTCTCAGAGTTTTCTTCTTCATTAACTATGTCTTGAGCATCATGCTCATCATGATTGTCCatgacttcttcttttttttacccCCATCATCATCCTCATTCTCCGTCCAGCTAAATGAAAGACTATCAGATGCCTCCTTTTGCATTGGTTCTTTACTTCTTTCCCCCTCAACCACAGGCCCCACAGTAGTAGTATCTACCTCTTTCCCCATATCACATACACCATTTTCTACGGTGAATTCTTCTACTTTTGGTTTCTCACTCGTGGATGGGAGAGAGTCTAAGGGTGCAACATATATATTAGATACCAAAACATCTAATTTTGAATGAGGATTTTGTACCTGATTAGCAATGACTGGCACCGATTCCCCCTGAACCACAGATTCCTTGACCACTGTGTCTACCTTAGTAACAGCATCAGGCACTTTCTTGACAGATTTTCTTGGAGTAGCCTTGAACTTGATTGACTTAGAGGTATTTTTCGCAGTAGGCTCAGGTGCATGGGTGGTTGGTTTTGGAAGTGGGGATGCAGTGGAGGTGGGAATGGTGAGAGCAGCAGGAACATAGGATGATGATGCAGGTACAGTGGAAGATATTGAAGGAGAAGGAGCAGGTGTTAGTATAGGTTCACTTGATAGCTTGGCACTTTTCTTTGATTTGGGCTTCATGATTTTGGATTTTGCTTCAGCCTTGGATGATAATTTGGATTTAGAGGGGGTTTGACTGGATTTAGGCATGGTAATCAGATAAGAGACTCGATGAAGAGAATAGGAGAATTGGTTCTTTATATTTGTTCTTATTCTTGCTTAGAGTTTGAGAGAAACAGTGAGGTCTGAGAAGCTGATCATAGGGGCCTTTTAAAGACGTTACTCTTGATTTGACTGGAAGAGAGAAGGTGACCAAATTTAAGTTCTAACGAGACTCTTATAATTGTTACTTTGACTGTTAGGATTTCAGGAGTAATTGAACTTTAATTGCACTAGGATTCCCCCTTACTCTTTGACTAGAAGAAGACTAGAAGTAATGCCAACAGAGTTAGAAATCTGAGCATAACAATAATTTTAGGATATTAAGTCCCAGTGAATTAAGACAATGTGGCACGTACCTGAGTCGAATAACCAACGCATTTAGTAGCTCCTTACTTATTTCTACAATTAAGCTTCAACACTTCACATTAGTATCATACAACACAGTTATCAGCCATATTTTCCAAGCAAGTGTGTGTGCTTAATACAGGCACGAAGTTGAATCAAACATATTGTACTTAATTATCTACATCTAATTATACTTTTCTAGCCAATCACCGGGTTCAACTTCGTTGGAAGAATTGATTAGACCTAGTTCTAGTatattcctttcaaagtgatccctaCTCAGAGCTTTAGTAAAAATATCAGTAATTTGATCTTCATTTTTATAAAAGTTAATTGAGATCATTCTCTATTCAACATTGTCTATGAGAAAGTGATGTCTAATGTCAATAGGATTGGTTCTCTTGTGCTAATATGGATTTTTAGCAATGTTTATGGCACTGGCGTTATCACAGAAAATGGGAACACAATCAACAAATATACCATAGTTCCTTAGTTGTTGTCTTATCCATAGCAACTGAGCACAGCAAGATGATGCTGCCATATATTTAGCCTCAGttgtagataaggccactgagtTTTGCTTCTCGATTTCCCAAGACACCTAACAAGAACCTAGAAAATGAGTTGTTCCTGAAGTGTTTTTCCCGTCAACATGAAAGCTTACATAGTTAGCATCAGCATAACCAACTACATCAAAACTATATCCTCTGGGATACCATAGGCAGAGGTCAGGGGTCCCATAGAGATATCTTAGTATCCTTTTGATAGCCTTCATGTGAGATTCCTTGGGATTTGCACACAATCCCACACTAAATACATTATCCAGAATGCTTGCTGTGAGGTACAACAGTGACCCAACCATTCCTCTATAAAGTTTCTGTTCAATATTTTTCCCTTCTTCATCAAGTTCCAGTTTTGTTGCAGTTGTAATGGAAGTCTCAATGGACTTAGAGGAGTCCATGTTCAACTTCTTTAGTTATTCCTTGATGTATTTATGTTGATATATCATGGTTCCAGTAGGTGTTTGCTTGATTTGCAGCCCCATAAAGAAGTTCaattcacccatcatgctcatttcaaactcaatTCCCATCATCTCAGCAAATTCCTTATCTATTGCTTCATTGGTAGCCCCAAAGATaatatcatccacatacacttgcACAATCAGAATATTCTTCCCTCTCCTTCTTAGAAATAGAGTGTTGTCCACCTTTCCTCTTAAAAAGTTATTGGCTAAGAGAAACTTTGAGagtctttcataccaagctcttgGAGCCTGTTTCAGTCCATAAAGAGCTTTATCCAACTTGAACACATAGTCAGGAAATTCTTCACTTTCAAATCCAGGAGGTTGTTTCACAAACACTTCCTACTTCAGATAACATTCAAGAAGGCACTCTTTACATTCATCTGATACAAGGTGAACTCCATGTGGGCAGCAAAGGCTATCAACATTCTTATAGCTTCCATTCTATCTAGATATGCAAACATCTCATCATAGTCAATGTCCTCCTCTTGATTCTATCCCTGAACCACCAGTCTGGCCTTGTTctttgtgatatttccttgtttaTCTAGCTTGTTTCTAAACATCCATCTGGTACCTATGACAGTTTTGTTCTTGGGTCTTTGTACCA containing:
- the LOC117274318 gene encoding uncharacterized protein; this encodes MPKSSQTPSKSKLSSKAEAKSKIMKPKSKKSAKLSSEPILTPAPSPSISSTVPASSSYVPAALTIPTSTASPLPKPTTHAPEPTAKNTSKSIKFKATPRKSVKKVPDAVTKVDTVVKESVVQGESVPVIANQVQNPHSKLDVLVSNIYVAPLDSLPSTSEKPKVEEFTVENGVCDMGKEVDTTTVGPVVEGERSKEPMQKEASDSLSFSWTENEDDDGVNEEENSENKGASGDEKESDTDDKIGKQVNDSAEEENHSEVEDNSESEGEDQEKVSESEGVDEESEEENKNLSEKSEGFMPNGNTVIAPSEETGEEKRTQKPRSLLTPFTGDEEVRSAKKPRKKVSIVEPMVELDGEDESESASLTKSSTPKRKVAKVTKTAMPSARTSRENTRKNVPAAVDRLTEFRNR